The following are from one region of the Planctomonas sp. JC2975 genome:
- a CDS encoding LLM class flavin-dependent oxidoreductase, with the protein MRFGIVILPEYPWSEAQRLWRKAEDLGFDHAWTYDHLAWGELASGPWGATVPTLTAAATVTSTIRLGTFVTSPNFRHPVPFAKDLATIDDISGGRFILGIGSGAAHSFDSAVLGEPELTPRERHARYVEFVELLDRLLRFEDPGSGGISYSGDWYQAVKARMVGAPAKHPRMPFAIAASGPQGLELAARIGDAWTTIGAWGSSPDEWWRGIADLSARFDDIVERSGRDPQSVERHLSLDSGDGSRFALASVSAFEDMTGKAAELGFTDVILHWPRAEGVYAGDERMLDEVAPLLARHRDRM; encoded by the coding sequence GTGCGCTTCGGAATCGTGATCCTGCCCGAATATCCGTGGTCGGAGGCTCAGCGCCTATGGCGGAAGGCCGAGGACCTCGGCTTCGACCACGCGTGGACCTACGACCATCTCGCGTGGGGTGAACTGGCATCCGGTCCGTGGGGTGCGACAGTGCCGACGCTGACGGCAGCCGCGACGGTCACCTCGACCATCCGGCTCGGCACGTTCGTCACGTCGCCGAATTTCCGGCATCCGGTGCCGTTCGCGAAAGACCTCGCCACCATCGACGACATCTCCGGAGGCCGCTTCATCCTCGGGATCGGATCCGGAGCGGCACACAGCTTCGACTCGGCCGTGCTCGGTGAGCCGGAGCTGACGCCGCGCGAGCGGCATGCGAGATACGTCGAGTTCGTCGAACTCCTCGACCGGCTGCTGCGCTTCGAGGATCCGGGCAGTGGCGGCATCTCGTACTCCGGGGACTGGTACCAGGCAGTGAAGGCGCGCATGGTCGGAGCGCCGGCCAAGCATCCGCGGATGCCGTTCGCGATCGCCGCGAGCGGTCCGCAGGGGCTGGAGCTCGCCGCGCGCATCGGCGACGCATGGACGACCATCGGCGCATGGGGCTCGTCCCCCGACGAGTGGTGGCGCGGGATCGCGGATCTCTCGGCTCGCTTCGACGACATCGTCGAGCGCTCGGGACGCGATCCGCAGTCCGTCGAACGCCACCTCAGCCTCGACTCCGGCGACGGCAGCAGGTTCGCCCTCGCCAGCGTGTCTGCCTTCGAGGACATGACGGGCAAAGCCGCCGAGCTCGGCTTCACGGACGTGATCCTGCACTGGCCGCGCGCAGAGGGCGTGTACGCGGGGGACGAGCGGATGCTCGATGAGGTCGCGCCGCTTCTCGCACGTCACCGAGACCGTATGTGA